From one Triticum urartu cultivar G1812 chromosome 3, Tu2.1, whole genome shotgun sequence genomic stretch:
- the LOC125544866 gene encoding protein RETARDED ROOT GROWTH, mitochondrial-like yields the protein MGRLRACRHHLRRLLETRPPPRIPTPARLPHLPARVSPFSSAVAVAATASHDARDSGLGSSAYWAWIRAAAEAAPAPAPPQEEEEEGLSRYIPVKAYFLSTSIDLKSLQAEHGSDVVPPSTRSLNYIALRYSEFPPEIMSIGVKDNRFCYRYVVVFQYGSAVLFNIADHEAEHYLDMIRNHASGWLPEMRKDDYAVVEKPFLTTWMKGGLDYIVLKYLDTDGIRIISSVLGQSIALDHYIRQVDDMVEEFTEINRIMEKTGDFTMKRKKLFQLVGKANSNLADVIIRLGLFDRSEIAWKNANYAQILEYLREEYELNQRFGSLDFKLKFVEHNVHFLQEVLQNRRSNFLEWGVIILLAIEIVISLYEIIKDSSMMS from the exons ATGGGGCGGCTGCGCGCGTGCCGCCaccatctccgccgcctcctcgaGACGAGGCCGCCACCAAGGATCCCCACTCCGGCGCGCCTGCCGCACCTCCCCGCCCGCGTGTCTCCCTTTTCCTCGGCAGTGGCGGTCGCTGCGACCGCGTCCCATGACGCCCGCGACTCCGGCCTCGGGAGCTCGGCCTACTGGGCCTGGATCCGGGCGGCGGCAGAGGCGGCCCCGGCCCCCGCGCCaccacaggaggaggaggaggaaggccTGTCGCGCTACATCCCCGTCAAGGCCTACTTCCTCTCCACCAG CATTGATTTGAAGAGCCTTCAGGCGGAGCACGGGAGCGACGTGGTGCCTCCATCCACCCGGTCGCTAAACTACATCGCGCTTCGCTACTCTGAATTCCCTCCAGAGATCATG TCCATTGGAGTGAAGGACAACAGATTTTGCTATCGCTATGTGGTTGTATTCCAATATGGTTCTGCTGTGCTCTTCAATATTGCTGATCATGAAGCTGAGCACTATCTTGATATGATCAGGAATCATGCTTCGGGATGGCTTCCGGAGATGAGGAAAGACG ATTATGCAGTAGTTGAGAAGCCATTCCTGACAACATGGATGAAAGGAGGTCTTGATTATATAGTTCTTAAATATTTAGACACTGATGGAATTCGGATCATTTCAAGTGTTCTTGGTCAAAGTATCGCTCTTGATCATTACATACGGCAG GTTGATGATATGGTTGAGGAATTTACTGAAATCAATCGTATCATGGAGAAGACTGGGGACTTCACAATGAAAAGAAAGAAGCTCTTTCAACTTGTGGGCAAGGCTAATTCTAATCTCGCAGATGTTATCATTAGACTTGGCCTTTTTGACAG GTCAGAAATTGCTTGGAAAAATGCAAATTATGCACAAATTCTGGAGTATCTTCGGGAAGAATATGAACTGAATCAACGTTTTGGAAGCCTAGACTTCAAACTGAAATTCGTGGAG CACAATGTTCATTTTCTTCAAGAAGTGCTCCAAAATAGACGATCGAATTTTCTGGAGTGGGGTGTCATAATTCTGCTGGCTATTGA